From Selenomonas sp. AB3002, one genomic window encodes:
- the minD gene encoding septum site-determining protein MinD has product MSEIYVITSGKGGVGKTTTTANLGMGLAMRGKKVVLVDTDTGLRNLDLLLGLENRIMYDLIDVTEGRVPYKKALVRHKKYENLFLLPTSQVKDKTAVNPEQVVKLCEELRQEFDYILIDCPAGIEQGFKTAIAAADVAIVVTMPEISAVRDADKIIGELGRADKENIKLIVNRIRPQMVQSGDMLDMDDINDILSLECIGQVPDDEMVVTSTNRGEPCVALNGSQAGQAYRNIVGRICGEPIPFMTFQKEGWFTKLKHVFGL; this is encoded by the coding sequence ATGAGCGAAATCTATGTAATCACCTCTGGCAAGGGCGGCGTTGGCAAGACCACGACTACTGCTAATCTTGGTATGGGCCTTGCCATGCGGGGCAAGAAGGTAGTATTGGTGGACACCGATACGGGCCTTAGGAATCTTGACCTCCTGCTGGGGCTTGAGAACCGCATCATGTACGATTTGATCGATGTCACCGAGGGCCGGGTGCCTTACAAGAAAGCTCTGGTGCGTCACAAGAAGTACGAGAACTTGTTCCTGCTGCCTACTTCCCAGGTGAAGGACAAGACGGCTGTGAATCCGGAGCAGGTGGTAAAGCTTTGTGAAGAGCTGCGCCAGGAGTTCGACTACATCCTCATCGACTGCCCTGCAGGCATCGAGCAGGGGTTCAAGACCGCCATTGCCGCTGCTGATGTGGCTATCGTAGTGACTATGCCGGAGATTTCCGCTGTCCGTGATGCTGACAAGATCATCGGCGAGCTGGGCAGGGCTGACAAGGAGAACATCAAGCTCATCGTCAACCGCATTCGTCCCCAGATGGTGCAGAGCGGGGATATGCTGGATATGGATGACATCAATGACATTCTCTCCCTGGAGTGCATCGGTCAGGTGCCCGATGATGAGATGGTGGTTACCAGCACCAACCGTGGTGAGCCCTGCGTGGCCCTGAATGGTTCCCAGGCAGGCCAGGCCTACAGGAATATTGTGGGCCGCATCTGCGGTGAGCCCATCCCCTTCATGACCTTTCAGAAGGAAGGCTGGTTCACTAAGCTCAAACATGTCTTTGGTCTTTAA
- the recA gene encoding recombinase RecA, producing MAKEKTVQRELPALDDMEGRKAALASALKQIEKDFGKGSIMRLGDAKSSMNVEVIPTGILPLDIALGVGGVPRGRIVEIYGPESSGKTTVTLHMIAEAQKNGGIAAFIDAEHALDPIYAQKLGVNIDDLLISQPDTGEQALDIVDALVHSGALDIIVVDSVAALVPKAEIEGEMGDSHVGLHARLMSQAMRKLTGIISKSRTVVVFINQIREKVGVMFGNPETTTGGRALKFYSSVRMDVRKKDKITQGQDVIGSHTIIKVVKNKVAPPFKQAEFDIMYGEGVSRLGCVVDMGVELDIIDKSGAWFSYNGTRVGQGKENAKKYLAENPETCEEIEKKIRQKLMESQQTEANTEVAQAMKSAEDEVEAEDE from the coding sequence ATGGCAAAGGAAAAGACAGTACAGAGGGAGCTGCCCGCCCTGGACGACATGGAAGGGCGCAAGGCCGCCCTGGCTTCAGCACTGAAACAGATTGAAAAAGATTTCGGCAAGGGCTCCATTATGCGGCTGGGGGATGCCAAGTCCAGTATGAACGTGGAAGTCATACCAACCGGCATCCTGCCCCTGGATATTGCTTTGGGCGTAGGCGGCGTGCCCCGGGGACGTATTGTGGAAATCTACGGCCCTGAGTCTTCCGGCAAGACCACCGTCACCCTGCACATGATTGCCGAGGCCCAGAAGAACGGCGGCATCGCGGCTTTCATTGATGCAGAGCACGCCCTTGACCCCATCTATGCCCAGAAGCTGGGAGTAAATATCGATGACCTGCTGATTTCCCAGCCGGACACCGGCGAGCAGGCTTTGGACATCGTGGACGCCCTGGTGCACAGCGGCGCCCTGGACATCATCGTGGTGGACTCCGTGGCAGCTTTGGTGCCCAAGGCAGAGATCGAGGGCGAGATGGGTGACAGCCACGTGGGCCTCCACGCCCGTCTCATGAGCCAGGCCATGCGCAAGCTCACGGGCATCATCAGCAAGTCCCGCACGGTGGTGGTGTTCATCAACCAGATCCGTGAAAAGGTTGGCGTCATGTTCGGCAACCCGGAGACCACTACTGGCGGCCGTGCCCTGAAGTTCTATTCCTCTGTGCGCATGGATGTGCGCAAGAAGGATAAGATCACCCAGGGACAGGATGTAATCGGCAGCCACACCATCATCAAGGTGGTGAAGAACAAGGTAGCGCCTCCCTTCAAGCAGGCAGAGTTCGATATCATGTACGGCGAGGGCGTTTCCCGTCTGGGCTGCGTGGTTGACATGGGCGTGGAACTTGACATCATCGACAAGAGCGGCGCCTGGTTCTCCTACAATGGCACCCGCGTGGGACAGGGCAAGGAAAATGCCAAGAAGTATCTGGCAGAGAATCCCGAGACCTGTGAGGAAATAGAGAAGAAGATCCGTCAGAAGCTCATGGAATCCCAGCAGACGGAAGCCAACACCGAAGTGGCCCAGGCCATGAAGTCCGCCGAGGATGAGGTTGAAGCTGAGGATGAATAA
- the truA gene encoding tRNA pseudouridine(38-40) synthase TruA: MKREHKEEMKQRSRNICLKVAYDGTRYHGFQRQSPPVVAVQNVLEKQLGKMFGDSIEMAAAGRTDAGVHAYGQVVNFFTNGRIPTERIVQAANSLLPEDITVVEAWEGGYDFSARHSAKSKTYLYRVQQGAVRNPFTDRYAWYVNRSLDLPAMREALSMLLGTHDFSSFRAAGGAPMSPVRTLYRADIEEREGEMLEFVIHGNGFLYHMVRNIVGTVVDVGKGRITPRRFGEILEAHDRGKASPTAPACGLYLYEVEY; encoded by the coding sequence TTGAAACGCGAGCATAAAGAGGAAATGAAGCAAAGGAGCCGCAATATCTGCCTGAAGGTGGCTTATGACGGCACCAGGTACCACGGTTTCCAGCGCCAGAGTCCTCCAGTGGTGGCGGTGCAGAATGTGCTGGAAAAGCAGCTGGGCAAGATGTTCGGCGATTCCATAGAGATGGCGGCAGCCGGCCGTACGGATGCAGGGGTGCACGCCTACGGCCAGGTGGTGAACTTCTTCACCAACGGCAGGATTCCCACGGAGAGGATCGTGCAGGCCGCCAATAGCCTGCTGCCGGAAGATATCACGGTGGTGGAGGCCTGGGAAGGGGGCTATGACTTCTCTGCCCGGCACAGCGCCAAGTCCAAGACCTACCTCTACCGGGTGCAGCAGGGGGCGGTGAGGAATCCCTTCACTGACCGCTACGCCTGGTATGTGAACCGTTCCCTTGACCTTCCTGCCATGAGGGAGGCCCTCTCCATGCTTCTGGGGACCCATGATTTCAGTTCCTTCCGGGCAGCTGGCGGCGCTCCCATGAGCCCGGTGCGTACCCTTTACCGGGCGGATATTGAAGAACGCGAGGGGGAGATGCTGGAATTTGTCATTCATGGCAACGGCTTCCTCTACCACATGGTGCGCAATATCGTGGGCACGGTGGTGGATGTGGGCAAGGGGAGGATCACGCCCCGGCGTTTCGGGGAAATCCTTGAAGCCCATGACCGCGGCAAGGCCAGCCCCACGGCTCCGGCCTGTGGGCTGTACCTTTATGAGGTGGAATATTGA
- the rodA gene encoding rod shape-determining protein RodA translates to MLRRMDFTLLMAALGIIIMSLVIIGSATHINTPGEERYYFVQRQGIFTILNIAAAAFFMNFDYKMLQGYGKKLYIFNLVMLLAVMLVGQSALGAQRWISIGPISIQPSEFSKLIMIVCLASVLEERVGKLNTLDDLMPVAAYIGVPFLLVLKQPDLGTSLVFMAIFFGMVFVSGIRLKLLFGIFGAGIAAMPLLWHFLKDYQKMRIMVFMDPNVDPLGSGYHIIQSKIAIGSGMLFGKGLFEGTQSQLNFLPENHTDFIFAVVGEELGFIGAVLLLLLYLVVLWRGVQIAKDAGDVFGRLLAVGITSMFAFHVLVNVGMTMGIMPVTGIPLPLMSYGVSSLTTNIMAIAILMNIQLRKQKLLF, encoded by the coding sequence ATGCTGAGGCGCATGGATTTTACCCTGCTGATGGCTGCGCTGGGCATCATTATCATGAGCCTGGTCATCATCGGCAGCGCCACTCATATCAATACTCCCGGAGAGGAACGCTATTATTTTGTACAGCGCCAGGGCATCTTCACTATCCTGAACATCGCAGCCGCGGCTTTTTTCATGAACTTCGACTACAAGATGCTGCAGGGCTACGGCAAGAAGCTCTATATCTTCAACCTGGTGATGCTGTTGGCGGTCATGCTGGTGGGCCAGTCGGCACTGGGAGCCCAGCGCTGGATTTCCATAGGACCCATCAGCATCCAGCCTTCGGAGTTTTCCAAGCTTATCATGATTGTCTGCCTGGCTTCGGTGCTGGAAGAAAGGGTGGGCAAGCTCAATACCTTGGATGACCTGATGCCTGTGGCGGCCTACATCGGGGTGCCGTTCCTGCTGGTTTTGAAGCAGCCGGATTTGGGCACATCTCTGGTGTTCATGGCCATCTTTTTTGGCATGGTCTTCGTGTCGGGTATCAGGCTGAAGCTGCTCTTTGGGATTTTTGGGGCGGGCATTGCCGCTATGCCCCTTCTGTGGCATTTTCTGAAAGATTACCAGAAAATGCGCATCATGGTCTTTATGGATCCCAATGTTGACCCCTTAGGTTCTGGCTATCATATCATCCAGTCCAAGATTGCCATCGGCTCCGGCATGCTCTTTGGCAAGGGGCTCTTTGAGGGCACCCAGAGCCAGCTGAATTTTTTGCCGGAGAACCACACGGACTTCATTTTTGCCGTGGTGGGAGAGGAACTTGGCTTTATTGGCGCGGTGTTACTGCTGCTGCTCTACCTTGTGGTATTGTGGCGGGGGGTGCAGATTGCCAAGGATGCCGGCGATGTCTTCGGCAGGTTGCTGGCAGTGGGCATCACTTCTATGTTTGCCTTCCATGTGCTGGTGAATGTGGGCATGACCATGGGCATCATGCCTGTGACGGGCATTCCGCTGCCGCTCATGAGCTATGGAGTGAGTTCGCTGACTACCAATATCATGGCTATAGCTATACTTATGAATATTCAGCTTAGAAAGCAGAAATTGTTATTTTAG
- the minE gene encoding cell division topological specificity factor MinE: protein MMEALMKIFGKKEPSGKVARNRLKVVLVHDRINISPEIMENMRNDIVKVISRYVDIDMNAMEMSLANDDDSVALVANIPVSRMKHDKGDGK from the coding sequence ATGATGGAAGCATTGATGAAAATCTTCGGCAAGAAGGAGCCGTCCGGCAAGGTGGCCCGCAATCGCCTGAAGGTGGTACTTGTACATGACAGGATAAATATTTCCCCGGAAATCATGGAAAACATGAGGAATGACATTGTGAAGGTCATTTCCAGATATGTGGATATCGACATGAATGCCATGGAGATGTCCCTGGCCAATGATGATGATTCCGTGGCTCTGGTGGCCAATATCCCCGTGAGCCGCATGAAACATGATAAGGGCGACGGCAAGTGA
- a CDS encoding Rne/Rng family ribonuclease, which produces MKTILANVVPEETRLAMVSDADGELEMVEFERASQAHLVGNIYRGQVQNVLPGMQAAFVDIGGEKNAFLYIGDGLPYGEGEARQLPHQKIHIGQILPVQIVKDAVGTKGPRATMHISLPGRMLVLMPTAAYIGLSRRITDEGERSRLHDIAGRICPEGMGLIIRTAAAGASEEELKADAEAQLRIWNSILARFKLKGQRKGALLYRDADLLIRWVRDQLTEDISALVVDDRQAYLRVKELAEALTPELADRVKYYEGKRPLFKEYQVERELEKLGDRQVELKNGGFLVIDKTEALTVIDVNTGSFVGRSNLSDTVYQMNLEAAAEIMKQIRLRDIGGIIIVDFIDMDAAEQKESLLQRLRELTAKDRTKMTIVDITSLGLVEITRKKSRTNLETLIYAECPVCHGRGRVESPETVSIRISRDIRRLEKKCHAVDGYDIEVHDSVADELGANQLLMNLAAEFAFDLKVIARPDFHPESYTITQTSPD; this is translated from the coding sequence ATGAAGACCATCCTGGCTAATGTGGTGCCGGAGGAAACCCGGCTGGCCATGGTAAGTGACGCCGACGGCGAACTGGAGATGGTGGAATTTGAACGGGCAAGCCAGGCCCACCTGGTGGGCAACATCTACCGGGGGCAGGTGCAGAACGTGCTGCCGGGGATGCAGGCGGCCTTTGTGGATATCGGAGGAGAGAAAAACGCCTTCCTCTACATAGGTGACGGCCTGCCCTACGGCGAGGGGGAGGCCCGCCAGCTGCCCCACCAGAAAATCCATATCGGACAGATACTGCCAGTGCAGATTGTGAAAGACGCCGTGGGCACCAAGGGTCCAAGGGCTACCATGCACATTTCCCTGCCCGGCAGGATGCTGGTGCTGATGCCCACGGCAGCCTATATCGGCCTTTCCCGCAGGATCACAGATGAAGGCGAGCGGAGCAGGCTGCATGATATTGCAGGGCGTATCTGCCCTGAGGGCATGGGCCTCATCATCCGCACGGCGGCGGCAGGGGCCAGTGAAGAGGAGCTGAAAGCTGATGCCGAAGCCCAGCTCCGCATCTGGAACTCCATCCTGGCCCGCTTCAAGCTCAAGGGACAGCGCAAGGGAGCTCTGCTCTACCGTGACGCAGACCTGCTGATCCGCTGGGTGAGAGACCAGCTGACGGAGGATATCTCCGCTTTGGTAGTAGATGACCGCCAGGCCTACCTCAGGGTGAAGGAACTGGCTGAGGCCCTGACCCCGGAGCTGGCTGACCGGGTGAAGTATTACGAGGGCAAGCGCCCCCTTTTCAAGGAATATCAGGTGGAAAGGGAGCTGGAGAAGCTGGGAGACCGGCAGGTGGAGCTGAAGAACGGGGGCTTTCTGGTCATAGACAAGACCGAGGCGCTCACCGTTATCGATGTGAACACCGGCAGCTTCGTGGGCCGCTCCAATCTTTCGGATACCGTCTATCAGATGAATCTGGAGGCGGCGGCGGAAATCATGAAGCAGATCCGCCTGCGGGACATCGGCGGCATCATCATCGTGGACTTCATCGACATGGATGCGGCCGAGCAGAAGGAAAGCCTCCTGCAGAGACTGCGGGAGCTTACGGCCAAAGACCGCACGAAGATGACCATTGTGGACATTACCAGTCTTGGTCTGGTGGAAATCACCAGGAAGAAGTCACGCACCAATCTGGAGACACTTATCTACGCCGAGTGTCCCGTCTGCCACGGCAGGGGGCGGGTGGAGTCTCCCGAGACTGTCAGCATCCGCATCAGCCGGGATATACGGCGGCTGGAGAAGAAGTGCCATGCGGTGGACGGCTATGACATAGAAGTACATGACAGCGTGGCTGACGAACTGGGGGCCAACCAGCTGCTCATGAACCTGGCAGCAGAGTTTGCCTTTGACCTCAAGGTCATTGCCCGCCCGGACTTCCACCCGGAAAGCTATACCATTACCCAGACCAGCCCTGACTGA
- the minC gene encoding septum site-determining protein MinC: protein MSEEMVKIKGGRSGLSLTFAPQASFEDILQHLQEKLESGSGFFLRGTMVFLPRDVLTDGQREKLQKLFHEHGLICRLQPLEGENPLEQQPKAQPASVPAESQPQAEAPQNPDTQEMLVVNKTLRGGQEIRTKSSVLVCGNVNPGAQIIAGGSIDVRGICRGMVHAGAYGDTSAIVVADHLMPTQIRIASFIARSPDHMDMTEKAERASIKDGQIVIEPIER, encoded by the coding sequence ATGAGTGAAGAGATGGTGAAGATCAAGGGCGGCAGGTCAGGCCTTTCCCTGACTTTTGCTCCCCAGGCAAGTTTTGAGGACATCCTGCAGCACCTGCAGGAAAAACTGGAGTCTGGCTCCGGCTTTTTCCTGAGGGGGACCATGGTGTTTCTCCCCCGGGATGTGTTGACGGATGGGCAGCGGGAAAAGCTGCAGAAGCTCTTCCATGAGCATGGCCTTATCTGCAGGCTGCAGCCGTTGGAGGGGGAAAATCCTCTGGAGCAGCAGCCCAAAGCGCAGCCGGCGTCTGTACCTGCCGAAAGCCAGCCCCAGGCAGAAGCTCCTCAGAATCCTGATACTCAGGAAATGCTGGTGGTGAATAAAACCCTCCGGGGAGGGCAGGAAATCCGCACCAAGAGCTCTGTGCTGGTGTGCGGCAATGTGAATCCCGGTGCGCAGATCATCGCCGGGGGCAGCATTGATGTCAGGGGCATCTGCCGGGGCATGGTTCATGCCGGGGCCTATGGAGATACTTCCGCCATTGTGGTGGCAGACCATCTCATGCCTACGCAGATACGCATTGCAAGTTTTATTGCAAGGTCTCCGGACCACATGGATATGACAGAAAAAGCCGAGCGGGCGTCCATCAAGGATGGGCAGATCGTTATCGAACCAATAGAAAGGTAG
- a CDS encoding histidine kinase, with protein sequence MTIMCAANFFLCGIMMSLMIAGIIISAITPDMEKWKRKFFIALFTILTLLVSTYLIDSFMLLSPNAAIAGRIAVFFEYFFIPVNIFMVAIFLLHCCGENWRKSKFFYSVLIVYVVFLILLAITQFTGIFYYITDENIFYRNELHTILIGQLVVMASINLIAVIKRRKMLSKKYYVAFMVNTLSMMFAILFHTIIFNPLVVAIGVTLSALGMFVIILIDHIEKFLRQQREILGQQANILVLQMRPHFIYNTMTSIYYLCSQNPKQAQKVMLDFTNYLRKNFMAITHKGTILFSEELEHTKAYLSIEQAQFEENLFIEYDTPYVNFKIPPLTLQPIVENCIKHGLDLDSDPLNILILTRETESGNEIIVEDNGAGFELDDGRENFALKNIQKRLEMFCEGNLSIYPRECGGTIVKIFIPF encoded by the coding sequence ATGACGATTATGTGTGCGGCAAATTTTTTCCTTTGCGGCATAATGATGTCGCTGATGATTGCGGGAATTATCATATCCGCAATAACGCCTGACATGGAAAAATGGAAGAGAAAATTTTTTATCGCGCTTTTCACGATTTTAACGCTATTGGTAAGTACATATTTGATTGACTCGTTTATGTTATTATCTCCAAATGCGGCGATTGCAGGAAGAATTGCTGTTTTCTTTGAATATTTCTTTATTCCCGTCAATATATTTATGGTCGCCATTTTTTTGTTGCATTGTTGCGGAGAAAATTGGCGCAAGAGCAAATTTTTTTATTCGGTGCTCATCGTATATGTTGTATTTTTAATTTTGCTTGCAATAACTCAGTTTACAGGAATTTTTTATTATATAACGGATGAAAACATTTTTTATCGAAACGAACTGCACACAATCTTAATAGGCCAGTTAGTAGTAATGGCGTCTATAAATTTAATCGCGGTCATAAAACGCAGAAAAATGTTGTCGAAAAAGTATTATGTAGCGTTTATGGTCAATACTTTGTCGATGATGTTTGCGATACTTTTTCATACGATAATTTTTAATCCGTTGGTGGTTGCGATTGGAGTAACCCTTTCGGCGCTTGGAATGTTTGTCATAATTTTGATTGATCATATCGAAAAATTTTTACGACAACAGCGTGAAATTTTGGGTCAGCAAGCGAACATTTTGGTTTTGCAAATGCGTCCGCACTTCATATACAACACTATGACGAGTATTTATTATCTTTGTTCGCAAAATCCAAAACAAGCGCAGAAAGTTATGCTCGATTTTACAAATTACCTGCGAAAAAATTTTATGGCGATTACTCACAAAGGGACGATTTTATTTTCAGAAGAATTGGAGCATACAAAAGCGTATTTGTCGATTGAGCAGGCGCAGTTTGAAGAAAATTTATTTATCGAATACGACACGCCGTATGTGAATTTTAAGATTCCGCCGCTGACATTGCAACCGATTGTGGAAAATTGCATTAAGCATGGACTTGACCTTGATTCTGATCCCTTAAACATTTTAATTTTGACGCGCGAAACAGAATCGGGCAATGAAATTATCGTTGAGGACAACGGAGCAGGATTTGAACTTGACGACGGCAGAGAAAATTTTGCGTTGAAAAATATTCAAAAACGATTGGAAATGTTCTGCGAAGGGAATTTAAGCATTTATCCGCGCGAATGCGGCGGAACGATTGTAAAGATTTTTATACCATTTTAA
- a CDS encoding type I restriction-modification system subunit M N-terminal domain-containing protein gives MSQDANNKMKNVIWDDTPVDVTEEVNLIWSIANKLRGPYQSDKYKNVIIPMTIIRRFECALEQTKQAVLDKVAAMPNVPDKVLYKTAGYAFYNKSRLSLCELLNDPDNLAENFKAYLQGFSDNVKNIIANLEFEKEIVKMDKHNRLYRVVESFSEVDLDPAIIDNVKMGYIFEDLIRRFSENAEAGDHYTGRDVIKVMVEILLAEGADDVFEDHKVVPVLDKRQAYLIQANGNEKASQSLGIWACEAFHDYGAAA, from the coding sequence TTGTCACAAGATGCAAATAATAAGATGAAGAATGTTATCTGGGATGATACTCCCGTGGATGTTACTGAGGAAGTCAATCTCATCTGGTCTATAGCCAATAAGCTGCGTGGCCCCTATCAGAGCGACAAATATAAGAATGTCATTATCCCCATGACGATTATCCGTCGGTTTGAGTGTGCGCTGGAACAGACGAAGCAGGCTGTGCTGGATAAGGTGGCGGCTATGCCGAATGTGCCGGATAAGGTGCTCTATAAGACAGCAGGGTATGCTTTTTACAATAAGAGCCGTTTGTCCCTCTGTGAACTGTTGAATGACCCGGATAATCTGGCTGAGAATTTCAAGGCTTATCTGCAGGGCTTTTCGGATAATGTCAAAAATATCATTGCCAATCTGGAGTTCGAGAAGGAAATTGTCAAGATGGACAAGCATAACCGCCTCTATCGGGTGGTGGAGTCCTTCTCTGAGGTGGACCTTGACCCGGCAATTATCGACAATGTTAAGATGGGCTATATCTTCGAGGATTTGATTCGCCGCTTCTCTGAAAATGCCGAGGCTGGTGACCATTACACGGGGCGTGATGTCATCAAGGTCATGGTGGAAATCCTGCTGGCTGAGGGGGCGGATGATGTCTTCGAGGATCACAAAGTCGTGCCTGTGCTTGACAAAAGACAAGCGTATTTGATACAAGCAAACGGCAACGAAAAAGCCTCGCAGTCCCTTGGTATATGGGCTTGCGAGGCTTTTCATGATTATGGAGCAGCGGCATAA
- a CDS encoding type II toxin-antitoxin system HicB family antitoxin — MNYKGYIGKVEYDEENHIFSGEVINTRSVITFQGDSVKELETAFKESVDDYLDWCAQDGVEPEKPYSGKFNVRFQPELHQQATVAAKILGMSLNAFIARAVTNELKAVPVK, encoded by the coding sequence ATGAACTATAAGGGGTATATCGGAAAAGTAGAATACGATGAAGAGAATCATATTTTTTCGGGAGAGGTAATCAACACTCGTTCGGTGATAACTTTTCAAGGTGATTCTGTAAAAGAATTGGAGACAGCTTTCAAGGAATCTGTAGATGATTATTTGGATTGGTGTGCCCAGGATGGTGTGGAGCCGGAGAAGCCGTATTCGGGGAAATTCAATGTTCGCTTCCAGCCAGAGCTTCATCAGCAGGCCACGGTAGCAGCGAAAATTTTGGGAATGTCGTTGAATGCTTTTATTGCAAGGGCGGTTACAAATGAATTGAAGGCTGTGCCTGTGAAGTAG
- a CDS encoding regulatory protein RecX — protein MNKKTALMYAVDLLARQEQSERRLREKLARKGYEEEEIDAAMARLHEKHYLNDEEACQRQFDYLYRESRSSVRQICLKLQQRGFEGSLVRQCVPSDTFEREQKAALKNLRLKFKPSADQQKMLASLYRQGFGTSVCREAVEEFTAEAEEENL, from the coding sequence ATGAATAAGAAAACCGCCCTCATGTATGCGGTGGATCTGCTGGCCCGTCAGGAACAGAGCGAAAGGCGCCTGCGGGAAAAGCTCGCCCGCAAGGGCTATGAGGAGGAAGAAATCGACGCCGCCATGGCGAGGCTTCACGAAAAGCATTACCTCAATGACGAAGAAGCCTGCCAGCGGCAGTTTGACTACCTCTACCGCGAAAGCCGCAGCTCAGTGCGGCAAATATGTCTCAAGCTCCAGCAAAGGGGATTCGAGGGCAGCCTGGTCAGGCAGTGCGTGCCCAGTGATACCTTTGAGCGTGAACAGAAGGCGGCCCTGAAGAACCTGAGACTGAAATTCAAGCCCTCCGCTGACCAGCAGAAGATGCTGGCCAGCCTTTACAGGCAGGGCTTCGGCACCTCCGTCTGCCGGGAGGCAGTGGAAGAATTCACGGCTGAGGCGGAAGAAGAAAATTTATAG
- a CDS encoding metal ABC transporter substrate-binding protein: MMVMLSLLAAGCGGQEAQKGSKDGEFVIVTSFYPMYIDVLNITDGVEGVKVVNMTKPQTGCLHDYQLTTEDLKTLESADAFVVNGGGMESFLDKVTSQQKNLKIIDASKSDKINFLKDGDEENPHVWLSVTYAIEQVKAITSQLCEADPAHEKQYRDNAMAYVEKLMNLREEMHGELDNLPNKDIVTFHEAFPYLAKEFRLNIVSVVEREPGTEPSPKELEELIAQVKALPVKVLFAEPQYSPVAAETIARETGAKLYQLDPVVTGEAKPEAKDAYLNTMRENMKVLKEALQ, encoded by the coding sequence ATGATGGTGATGCTTTCCCTGCTGGCTGCGGGCTGCGGAGGGCAAGAGGCCCAGAAAGGGAGCAAGGACGGGGAGTTTGTGATTGTCACTTCTTTTTACCCTATGTATATTGATGTGCTGAACATCACTGACGGGGTGGAAGGTGTTAAGGTGGTGAACATGACCAAGCCTCAGACCGGCTGCCTGCACGACTACCAGCTCACCACCGAGGATCTGAAGACTTTGGAAAGCGCTGATGCTTTTGTGGTGAACGGAGGGGGCATGGAGAGCTTCCTGGACAAGGTCACCTCCCAGCAGAAGAATCTTAAGATCATCGATGCCTCCAAGAGCGACAAGATCAATTTCCTGAAAGACGGGGATGAGGAAAATCCCCATGTGTGGCTGTCCGTGACCTACGCCATTGAGCAGGTGAAGGCCATTACAAGCCAGCTCTGTGAGGCTGACCCTGCCCATGAAAAGCAGTATAGGGATAATGCCATGGCTTACGTGGAGAAACTGATGAACCTGCGTGAAGAAATGCACGGAGAGCTGGATAATTTGCCCAACAAGGATATCGTGACCTTCCATGAAGCTTTCCCCTACCTGGCCAAGGAGTTCAGGCTGAACATAGTCAGCGTGGTGGAGCGGGAGCCGGGCACGGAGCCATCTCCCAAGGAACTGGAGGAACTCATTGCACAGGTGAAGGCTCTGCCGGTGAAAGTCCTCTTTGCAGAGCCCCAGTATTCTCCTGTGGCAGCAGAGACTATTGCCCGGGAAACGGGAGCGAAGCTCTATCAGCTGGACCCGGTGGTGACAGGAGAGGCGAAGCCGGAAGCAAAGGATGCCTACCTCAATACCATGAGGGAAAACATGAAGGTGCTGAAGGAAGCCTTGCAATAA